The Schistocerca serialis cubense isolate TAMUIC-IGC-003099 chromosome 10, iqSchSeri2.2, whole genome shotgun sequence genome includes a region encoding these proteins:
- the LOC126424939 gene encoding cyclin-dependent kinases regulatory subunit-like, protein MPVEQIQYSEKYQDQNYEYRHVILPADIAKHVPKTHLMTETEWRNLGVQQSPGWVHYMLHSPEPHILLFRRLRTDKPQNTSEAAEGNEPRGDQ, encoded by the exons atgcCTGTTGAACAGATTCAATATTCTGAGAAGTATCAAGATCAAAATTACGAATACAG GCATGTGATTTTACCAGCAGATATTGCCAAACATGTTCCGAAAACTCATTTGATGACAGAAACAGAGTGGAGGAACCTTGGAGTACAGCAGAGTCCGGGTTGGGTTCATTATATGTTGCATTCACCAG AACCACATATTCTTTTGTTCCGAAGACTGAGAACAGACAAGCCCCAGAATACGTCAGAAGCAGCAGAGGGGAATGAACCCCGCGGCGATCAATGA